Genomic DNA from Methanosarcina sp. MTP4:
AAAGCTTCTTTCGGGCGGAGCGGTTCTTCCATAAGCCCTTCAGGCTGCGGGGCCGCATAGGCATAAAAAGCAGGTTCCCTCACATTTTTATCTCCTGCCCAGAACCCGAAGCTGATCACCTCATGGGAGTAGGCTTCCCGTTCAACTGGACCTGCCCCTTCCCTTACCCTGGCAGGTCTTCCCGAAAACAGGGTCAGAGCCAGGTCCCCGTGATGCCAGAAAACATGTGCCGGAGAACATTTCCCTATGAACTGCCCCCTGAATACCTGGAAGATCGAATCGACCTGCAAAAGGATTTGCCAGTACCTCTTTACGTACTCTCTGTCATATGCAGCATGCTTTTCATCCGTTTCGAAAGGTTCCGTGCTGACATCCGGGGCATCATACGGGACTGCCAGGATGCTGGTCTCTATTCCAAATTCAGAGAGACCAGAGAATACGGCTTTATAAAACCGGGCGACTGAAAGCCCTTCAAGCTCAATGTTCCTGGAATCCCCGCTGCTTGAATCAATCCTCAGCACATGTTCCCTGAAATCAAACTCCATCTCGAAAATGAAATTCTTATAGGGAATGGGTCCGGTAGTAAGCCCCCGCGTTGAGACATAGAAAGGCACATGCCACCAGTGGTTCTTTTTCGGAAATAAGCCAAGCCTGATTTTCCCCACAATTTGCATAAACAGGTGCAGAGTATCCTTTGTGTCTTCCCACTCTTCAATGGGCAAAGACGGAAATCGTACATTCCGGATATTATTGTCCATGATATTGCTGTTCATGATAATACTTCCCCCCTTTCAATAA
This window encodes:
- a CDS encoding DUF5996 family protein, with protein sequence MNSNIMDNNIRNVRFPSLPIEEWEDTKDTLHLFMQIVGKIRLGLFPKKNHWWHVPFYVSTRGLTTGPIPYKNFIFEMEFDFREHVLRIDSSSGDSRNIELEGLSVARFYKAVFSGLSEFGIETSILAVPYDAPDVSTEPFETDEKHAAYDREYVKRYWQILLQVDSIFQVFRGQFIGKCSPAHVFWHHGDLALTLFSGRPARVREGAGPVEREAYSHEVISFGFWAGDKNVREPAFYAYAAPQPEGLMEEPLRPKEAFWNPEAGMALLMYNSIREAESPGQKVLDFLESVYLAGAKRANWDIEAFRLPSYEKQPEKSSGAIPAH